A genomic region of Govania unica contains the following coding sequences:
- a CDS encoding GntR family transcriptional regulator, with protein sequence MTDETPLSIPATGGPQRDTLKEHCSTELKLALMAGRFTPGDQVTVRALADQLKFTIMPMREAVQRMVLAGALINLPNGRVSIPKPTRAEFLELIDIRQRLEPIACERATKHVTDQDLEQIAACQRDLVQAIANSALEESILCNLKFYFSIYKAAQSPHLSDLIEMVWLRFGAMIPQPVVLIYRWSSPRGQTEYVANQMKNHEALLGALQTRDTIAANRVMNRIITMNEEFCLRTFPFDDAAKE encoded by the coding sequence ATGACCGATGAAACCCCACTGTCCATTCCCGCCACCGGCGGTCCGCAACGCGACACCCTGAAGGAGCATTGCAGCACCGAGCTCAAACTTGCCTTGATGGCGGGCCGTTTCACGCCAGGCGATCAGGTCACCGTCCGAGCCTTGGCCGATCAACTGAAGTTCACCATCATGCCCATGCGTGAAGCCGTGCAGCGTATGGTGCTGGCGGGTGCGCTCATCAATCTTCCGAATGGCCGTGTCAGCATTCCCAAGCCGACACGCGCCGAATTTCTCGAACTCATTGATATTCGTCAGAGGCTTGAACCCATTGCCTGTGAGCGGGCGACCAAGCATGTCACCGATCAGGATCTTGAGCAGATCGCCGCCTGTCAACGCGACCTCGTACAAGCCATCGCCAATAGCGCTCTTGAAGAGAGTATCCTGTGCAATCTGAAATTCTATTTTTCAATTTACAAAGCGGCCCAATCGCCACATCTCAGCGATCTCATCGAAATGGTGTGGCTCAGATTTGGCGCCATGATTCCCCAACCCGTCGTTCTCATCTACCGCTGGAGCAGCCCGCGCGGGCAGACCGAATATGTCGCCAATCAAATGAAGAACCATGAGGCGCTTCTAGGGGCGCTGCAGACACGGGACACCATCGCCGCCAACCGCGTCATGAACCGCATCATAACCATGAACGAAGAATTCTGTTTAAGAACATTTCCTTTCGACGATGCCGCGAAAGAGTGA
- a CDS encoding penicillin acylase family protein, translated as MGRGIVFLATIVWGQAEATDIPGSARVVERSTQGLEQPAEILIDYWGIAHIYAGTVHDAFFLQGYNAARDRLWQIDLWRKRGLGLLSRDFGPDYIAQDRAARLFLYRGDMAREWAAYGPDAKSQTEAFVAGVNAFVGEIRNGARPLPVEFTTASSMPDLWSPEDILRIRSHGLTRNLTSEVARAHVACKAGLQADRLRRKLEPDWTTKIPAGLDPCQIPKEVLTDYRLGTDGVTLGKPSTKTALDDEPFAEEPITAAGSNAWIIGPERTTTGRPILASDPHRAVTVPSLRYIVHMNAPGFSVIGAGEPFLPGVSIGHNDTIAFGLTISAIDQEDLYVYDLNPANAGQYRYQGQWEDVTIIKEPIPVKGQPDAIVELRFTRHGPVLYQDPAGARLFALRGLWSEPGAAAYFASSRYMTAHDWDAFKAAVAEWRTPSENLLYADKNGNIGWVVAAGAPLRPNWDGLLPVPGDGRYEWNGLAPADRLPQSYNPRAGWFASANEMNLPADYPLRDMKPGFEWAEASRATRLKDVLGSAAKTSLADSMALQMDDYSVMARRLTKLLAPLISDDPVIHNGLALLKSWNLHIERDSAAAALFEVWSIGYLGKATVAKVSPAVEPIIKSGAIDAVVSYLEKPDRALGRDPARARDALLLSTLKEAMTDLQTRLGPDHATWRWGQLHHAQFDHVLSPTADSALRAQLNVGPMQKSGGTTTVNLSPYDISDFRQVHGASFRMVLDVGEWDNSVTINTPGQSGNPFDPHYRDLFPLWLNGQYVPLLYSRAAVARSTQTLIKFTPGHPKP; from the coding sequence ATGGGGCGCGGCATAGTGTTTCTCGCGACAATTGTATGGGGCCAGGCGGAGGCAACTGATATTCCGGGATCGGCGCGGGTCGTCGAGCGCAGCACCCAAGGGCTTGAGCAGCCCGCCGAAATTCTGATCGATTATTGGGGCATCGCCCATATCTATGCCGGCACCGTCCATGACGCGTTTTTCCTGCAGGGCTATAATGCCGCCCGCGACCGCTTGTGGCAGATCGACTTGTGGCGCAAGCGTGGTCTTGGCCTGCTGTCCCGGGATTTCGGCCCGGACTATATCGCCCAGGATCGGGCCGCACGCCTGTTCCTCTATCGCGGCGACATGGCTCGCGAATGGGCCGCCTATGGCCCCGATGCCAAATCCCAGACCGAGGCCTTCGTCGCCGGGGTCAATGCCTTTGTCGGAGAGATCCGTAACGGCGCGCGGCCCCTGCCGGTGGAATTCACCACCGCCAGCAGCATGCCCGACCTCTGGTCTCCGGAAGACATTCTGCGCATTCGCAGCCACGGTCTCACCCGCAATCTGACGTCTGAAGTCGCCCGCGCCCATGTGGCCTGCAAAGCCGGACTTCAAGCCGACAGACTGCGCCGGAAACTCGAACCGGACTGGACAACAAAAATCCCAGCCGGGCTCGATCCCTGTCAGATCCCGAAAGAGGTCCTGACCGATTATCGCCTCGGCACCGATGGCGTGACCTTGGGCAAACCTTCGACCAAAACTGCGCTTGATGACGAGCCCTTCGCCGAAGAACCCATCACCGCCGCCGGATCAAACGCCTGGATCATCGGCCCCGAACGGACCACAACCGGCCGCCCGATCCTCGCAAGTGATCCGCATCGCGCCGTCACCGTGCCGTCTTTGCGCTATATCGTCCATATGAACGCCCCCGGGTTTTCCGTGATCGGCGCGGGCGAGCCTTTCCTGCCCGGCGTCTCCATTGGCCATAACGATACCATCGCCTTCGGCCTGACGATTTCCGCCATCGATCAGGAAGATCTCTATGTCTATGATCTGAACCCCGCCAATGCCGGACAATACCGCTATCAGGGACAGTGGGAAGACGTAACGATCATCAAGGAGCCCATTCCCGTCAAGGGTCAACCCGATGCGATCGTCGAGCTGCGCTTCACCCGTCACGGCCCTGTGCTGTATCAGGACCCGGCGGGCGCGCGCCTGTTCGCGCTCCGCGGACTGTGGAGCGAACCCGGCGCGGCCGCCTATTTCGCCTCCTCGCGCTATATGACGGCCCATGACTGGGACGCCTTCAAGGCTGCCGTGGCCGAGTGGCGTACGCCGTCGGAAAATTTGCTCTATGCCGACAAGAACGGCAACATCGGCTGGGTCGTGGCGGCAGGCGCGCCGTTGCGCCCCAATTGGGACGGCCTCCTGCCAGTGCCCGGCGACGGACGCTATGAATGGAACGGTCTCGCCCCGGCTGACCGTCTGCCGCAAAGCTACAACCCCCGCGCCGGATGGTTTGCCTCGGCCAATGAAATGAACCTGCCGGCAGATTATCCCCTGCGCGACATGAAGCCCGGTTTTGAATGGGCCGAAGCCTCACGCGCCACCCGCCTGAAAGACGTACTCGGCAGTGCCGCCAAAACATCGCTGGCCGATTCCATGGCCCTTCAGATGGATGATTACAGCGTCATGGCGCGGCGACTGACCAAACTTCTTGCGCCCCTGATCTCGGACGACCCGGTCATCCATAACGGCCTTGCGCTCCTTAAATCCTGGAATCTCCATATCGAGCGCGACAGCGCCGCCGCTGCCCTGTTTGAAGTCTGGTCCATAGGCTATCTGGGCAAGGCAACCGTCGCCAAAGTCAGTCCCGCCGTAGAACCGATCATCAAATCAGGCGCCATCGATGCCGTGGTCTCCTATCTCGAAAAACCGGACCGGGCGCTCGGCCGTGATCCGGCGCGCGCCCGCGATGCCCTGCTGCTGTCAACGCTCAAGGAAGCCATGACAGATCTCCAAACCAGACTCGGGCCCGATCACGCCACATGGCGCTGGGGGCAACTGCATCACGCCCAATTCGACCATGTCTTGTCACCGACCGCCGACAGTGCCCTCCGCGCACAACTCAATGTCGGCCCGATGCAGAAATCCGGCGGCACCACTACGGTCAATCTGAGCCCCTATGACATCTCCGACTTCCGTCAAGTGCACGGCGCATCTTTCCGCATGGTGCTGGACGTTGGAGAGTGGGACAACAGCGTCACCATCAACACCCCGGGCCAGTCAGGGAATCCGTTCGATCCCCATTACCGGGATCTCTTTCCGCTGTGGCTGAACGGCCAATATGTTCCCCTGCTCTATTCGCGCGCCGCCGTCGCACGTTCCACGCAAACGCTCATCAAATTCACGCCCGGACACCCTAAGCCATGA
- a CDS encoding TonB-dependent receptor, which yields MTKMLWMSGIASAALMATFGAAAAAETKSDLALEEIIVTATKAGATRLQDTPLAVTALTGDLIAKAGLNNVKDLMSLTPNLVIAQNGSFSQVYIRGIGSNNVFAGSDPSSTLHVDGVYMARPISYLNNFLDVERVEVLRGPQGTLYGRNSVGGTINVISRLPDDEFRAKLQFTGGNYDLMRAEGYISGPLIEGKLAGSVSLLRSKRNGYLKNIVDTGNDVDNENVWAGRVQLRFTPNERLEFRLRADNLQTDDAGGAYVKLLQLSPTEPIVNTIYGDYGKVALNLKGRSQRRTRGLSGELLYDVTDNMKLSSLTAYRESRLISSSDSDATAANVRRTDQLEDQWQFSQEFNLTGAIDDLSYVLGLYYFREHILANSSVNAFATNTATTPNPTVNTNAWAGYGQGTYHVTDQIAVTAGMRYTRETKDFDQNYSQRSLITGLPLAGYPRLYSLSNTYDAWTPKLGLEFRPVDDVLVYASISRGFKSGGFNFSSANPLQGFDPEKLWSYELGFKTDLLERRLRLNGAAFHYKYTDLQVQSFLTPGVVDITNASDAKIDGVELELVTAPVEGLQIGGHLAYLDAVYKNYPNALKAGNIPFDASGNILNFAPKWSYSIYAQYDQDLNGKGSLFARAEYGWKDRQFFTAENRALESQGSVGLVNASLGYTSPNERWQVLAFGRNLTNKAYLTGTANLGLISGRVGEPRTYGLRLTVDY from the coding sequence ATGACTAAGATGTTGTGGATGTCAGGCATTGCCTCGGCGGCGCTTATGGCGACGTTCGGCGCGGCCGCTGCTGCTGAGACGAAATCCGATCTGGCGCTTGAAGAAATTATCGTCACCGCCACCAAAGCCGGGGCAACGCGGCTGCAGGACACGCCGCTCGCGGTGACGGCCTTGACGGGTGATCTGATCGCGAAGGCAGGATTGAATAATGTCAAGGATCTGATGTCTTTGACACCCAATCTGGTCATTGCGCAGAACGGCTCCTTTTCGCAGGTTTATATTCGCGGCATTGGCTCCAACAATGTCTTTGCGGGCTCCGATCCGAGCTCGACCCTGCATGTGGACGGCGTTTATATGGCGCGCCCGATTTCCTACCTGAATAATTTTCTCGATGTCGAACGGGTCGAAGTTCTGCGTGGGCCGCAGGGTACGCTTTATGGGCGCAACTCGGTCGGTGGCACGATCAATGTCATCAGTCGGTTACCGGATGATGAGTTCAGGGCCAAGCTGCAGTTCACTGGTGGCAATTACGATCTGATGCGGGCTGAAGGCTATATCAGCGGGCCGTTGATCGAGGGCAAGCTCGCGGGTAGTGTGTCGCTGTTGCGCAGCAAGCGTAACGGCTATCTGAAGAATATCGTGGACACCGGCAATGACGTCGACAACGAAAACGTCTGGGCCGGGCGCGTGCAGCTTCGCTTCACGCCGAACGAGCGTCTCGAATTCCGGCTGCGCGCCGATAATCTCCAGACAGATGATGCCGGTGGCGCTTATGTAAAACTGTTGCAGCTGTCGCCGACCGAGCCGATCGTCAACACGATTTATGGCGATTACGGGAAGGTGGCCTTGAATCTGAAGGGCCGCTCGCAACGCCGGACGCGGGGTCTCTCGGGCGAACTGCTCTATGATGTGACCGACAACATGAAGCTTTCGTCCTTGACCGCCTATCGGGAAAGCCGGTTGATCAGTTCGTCGGACAGCGATGCGACAGCGGCCAATGTCCGGCGCACGGACCAGCTTGAGGATCAATGGCAGTTCTCACAGGAATTCAATCTGACCGGGGCGATCGATGATCTGAGCTATGTGCTCGGTCTTTATTATTTCCGCGAGCATATTCTTGCCAATTCATCGGTCAATGCTTTCGCGACCAATACGGCGACCACGCCCAACCCAACGGTCAATACCAATGCCTGGGCCGGATATGGTCAGGGCACCTATCATGTGACCGACCAGATAGCGGTGACCGCCGGGATGCGTTACACGCGCGAAACCAAGGATTTCGATCAGAACTACAGCCAGCGGTCCCTGATCACCGGATTGCCCTTGGCCGGATATCCGCGACTTTATTCCTTGTCCAATACCTATGATGCCTGGACACCGAAACTGGGTCTTGAATTCCGTCCTGTGGACGATGTGCTGGTTTATGCGTCGATCTCACGCGGGTTCAAATCGGGCGGCTTCAATTTTTCAAGCGCCAATCCCCTGCAGGGATTTGATCCCGAAAAGCTGTGGAGCTATGAACTTGGTTTCAAAACCGATCTTCTCGAACGCCGCTTGCGCCTGAACGGCGCGGCCTTCCATTATAAATATACCGATCTTCAGGTGCAGTCGTTCCTCACGCCGGGTGTGGTCGATATCACCAATGCCTCGGATGCGAAGATCGACGGCGTTGAGCTGGAACTTGTCACGGCGCCGGTCGAAGGGCTTCAGATCGGCGGGCATCTTGCCTATCTCGATGCTGTTTATAAAAATTATCCGAATGCCTTGAAGGCGGGGAATATTCCTTTTGATGCATCCGGCAATATTTTGAACTTTGCTCCGAAATGGTCCTATTCGATCTATGCGCAGTATGATCAGGATTTGAACGGCAAGGGATCGTTGTTCGCCCGCGCGGAGTATGGCTGGAAGGACCGGCAATTTTTTACCGCGGAAAACAGAGCGCTTGAATCCCAGGGCTCGGTTGGTTTGGTCAATGCAAGCCTTGGCTACACCTCTCCGAATGAGCGCTGGCAGGTTCTGGCCTTTGGGCGCAACCTCACCAATAAGGCTTATCTCACGGGAACGGCCAATCTCGGTCTGATCAGCGGGCGCGTCGGTGAGCCGCGGACCTATGGGCTGCGCTTGACGGTCGATTATTAA
- a CDS encoding serine hydrolase domain-containing protein, whose protein sequence is MTMIEVCLQGTCDPRFSHVKDAFAENFRDRGEVGAAVAVYKDGQKIVDLWGGVANPDTGQLWTEDSIVCMMSVGKSMAALCLLMLVDRGHLDLDKTVARYWPEFGQAGKEAITVRTLMQGKAGLLYADQAPDNSLYDWPAIIRALEIQAPEWEPGTKGGYHSMTCGFLLGELVRRIDGRSIDLFFDQEVAASLGIDYRFGLKGADYRRVAPLIANPNSQTLQQASSETTKLGRAWRVKPAEPEFHYNSDIFRRAVMPSGNGHGNARAIARVFALLASGGTLDGISLLSADLITQARTQSWSGICEMTDRQLTYGCGFFLNSAPMASFGPNPASFGHPGAGGAVGFADPEAGIAFSYSPNFMCGGASLGDRCEALVQAVYR, encoded by the coding sequence ATGACGATGATTGAGGTCTGCCTTCAGGGAACATGCGATCCGCGGTTCTCGCATGTGAAGGACGCTTTTGCGGAAAATTTCCGTGACCGCGGTGAAGTTGGTGCGGCCGTTGCTGTCTATAAGGATGGACAAAAGATTGTCGATCTTTGGGGCGGCGTTGCCAACCCGGACACGGGCCAACTCTGGACAGAAGACAGCATCGTCTGCATGATGTCGGTTGGAAAATCGATGGCCGCGCTCTGCCTGCTGATGCTGGTGGATCGCGGCCATCTCGATCTCGACAAGACGGTGGCGCGATATTGGCCGGAATTTGGTCAGGCCGGCAAGGAAGCCATTACGGTTCGCACCCTTATGCAGGGCAAAGCCGGATTGCTTTATGCCGACCAGGCGCCGGACAATTCGCTTTACGACTGGCCGGCCATCATTCGCGCGCTTGAAATCCAGGCTCCCGAATGGGAACCTGGAACAAAGGGCGGCTATCACTCCATGACCTGCGGGTTTCTTCTTGGGGAGCTGGTGCGACGGATTGATGGTCGCAGCATAGATCTTTTCTTTGATCAGGAGGTTGCCGCGTCGCTTGGTATTGATTACCGGTTCGGGTTGAAGGGCGCGGATTACAGAAGGGTCGCACCGCTTATTGCCAATCCGAACAGTCAGACATTGCAGCAGGCCAGCAGTGAGACAACCAAGCTCGGCCGGGCCTGGCGGGTCAAACCGGCCGAACCCGAATTTCACTATAACAGTGATATTTTCCGCCGCGCCGTCATGCCATCGGGCAACGGTCATGGCAATGCCCGGGCCATCGCGCGCGTTTTCGCCTTGTTGGCTAGTGGTGGCACCCTTGACGGCATCTCCCTGCTGTCGGCGGATTTGATCACGCAGGCCCGCACGCAAAGCTGGAGCGGAATCTGTGAAATGACTGATCGGCAGTTGACCTATGGCTGCGGGTTTTTTCTTAATTCCGCGCCCATGGCGTCGTTCGGGCCTAATCCGGCAAGCTTTGGTCATCCGGGTGCGGGCGGGGCGGTTGGTTTCGCCGATCCGGAAGCGGGCATTGCTTTCAGCTACAGCCCGAATTTCATGTGCGGCGGCGCAAGCCTTGGTGATCGGTGCGAGGCTCTCGTTCAGGCAGTATACAGGTGA
- a CDS encoding MFS transporter has translation MVKTSLPATRFYGWYVVGLLALAHLVSFIDRFLMSLVLVPLKQDFNLTDTELGLLHGTGFAILYAVAAIPLGHLADISHRRNLIVGGLLVWSAATAACGLSGDFPTLFAARIGVGLGEAALVPAAMLLITAYIHRDHLARAVSVFTSGAVLGHGVALIGGGAVLAWLVSQNGLTLPYFGVLRPWQGLFVLAAIPGLVLAVVMFTIREPMRASRTKPRIGAALDYAGGHRMAYGTHFLAAACVIALVQSFAAWAPTFYVRFFDMTVAQSGWTVGLLVLITGVSGNLSGGFLTDRLHKMGLGAAPGVVIMGMVLLAVPCAILFCTTRVLSLSLVAYGALNFCLSAASPAGLAGVQMLTPSHLRGVISAAFLCIITFFAVGLGPLMIGVVTDRVFGDEQALYLSLLSVSIVLSIIGVGAAGLGRRSTSRAYALVTD, from the coding sequence ATGGTCAAGACGTCTTTGCCCGCGACGCGTTTTTATGGATGGTACGTCGTGGGCCTGTTGGCGCTGGCGCATCTGGTGTCGTTTATCGATCGCTTTCTGATGAGCCTGGTTCTGGTGCCACTGAAACAGGATTTCAATCTCACCGACACCGAGCTTGGGTTACTGCATGGCACGGGTTTTGCCATTCTTTATGCGGTAGCCGCCATTCCCCTGGGGCATCTCGCCGATATCAGCCACCGCCGCAATCTCATTGTCGGTGGTCTGTTGGTCTGGAGCGCGGCCACGGCGGCTTGCGGACTTTCGGGCGATTTTCCGACCTTATTCGCCGCGCGGATCGGGGTCGGTCTTGGCGAAGCAGCGCTCGTGCCTGCGGCGATGTTGCTGATTACGGCCTATATTCATCGCGATCATCTGGCGCGGGCGGTGTCCGTTTTTACCTCGGGCGCTGTTCTCGGGCATGGCGTGGCGCTCATCGGCGGGGGCGCGGTGCTTGCCTGGCTGGTGTCGCAGAATGGTCTCACGCTGCCCTATTTTGGCGTCTTGCGTCCCTGGCAGGGCCTGTTTGTTTTGGCGGCGATCCCGGGCCTCGTTCTGGCCGTGGTGATGTTCACGATCAGGGAACCCATGCGGGCAAGCCGGACGAAGCCGCGGATCGGCGCGGCGCTTGATTATGCAGGCGGTCATCGCATGGCTTATGGCACGCATTTTCTGGCTGCGGCCTGTGTTATTGCTCTGGTTCAGTCATTTGCCGCCTGGGCCCCTACGTTTTACGTCCGTTTTTTCGACATGACGGTGGCGCAAAGTGGCTGGACCGTGGGGCTCCTGGTTCTGATCACCGGCGTGAGCGGGAATCTGTCGGGCGGCTTTCTGACCGACCGCCTGCATAAGATGGGGCTTGGCGCGGCGCCGGGCGTAGTGATCATGGGCATGGTGCTGCTGGCTGTACCCTGCGCCATTTTATTCTGCACGACGCGGGTTCTCAGTCTTTCGCTTGTGGCGTATGGCGCGCTCAATTTTTGTTTGTCGGCGGCGTCTCCTGCGGGGCTGGCCGGGGTGCAAATGCTGACGCCAAGTCATTTGCGCGGGGTGATCAGCGCGGCTTTCCTGTGCATTATCACTTTCTTTGCCGTGGGCCTCGGGCCGCTTATGATCGGCGTGGTGACGGACCGGGTTTTTGGTGATGAGCAGGCGTTGTATCTCTCTCTCTTGAGTGTCAGTATCGTTTTGTCGATCATCGGCGTGGGGGCAGCGGGGCTTGGTCGGCGCTCGACATCAAGGGCCTATGCGCTGGTCACCGACTAA